The DNA sequence CAAGAACTAGTCATCATGTgtgaactaatttctttattCATGCTGCCACTGTCAAGGGTCTAAGTCCAAACACTTATAACTTTTTTCACCTGCATTGCTGCTACTCTTTAATTTCACCTCCACATGGGTAATGTGGCCCCTACCTGCCCATGGTGCCTCATTACTGCTGCTGCAGAAATTGACTATCTGCTTAGCAGACAGTTTGGCCCATATACACTTCCTCCTGTTGGTTCTACATTTCCTTCTGTCTTTAGTTCAAACATTAAGACTTTCTATACCATCTTCCAGGCAGAAAACTTCAAATTTCTCTATAGGACTAACATCCTGATAGCAATTCCCCAATCAAGCAGAGTAATTCATCAGGATAACCCAACGggtccattttttcctttttgtctctctcctccttctacATCCCCATGGTGCCTATCTACTCACTCCACTCCTTCCTTTAGACCTTCTTCAAACACTCAGACCAATCCTTTTTTGGAAGGCAAGAGAATTAGTAAAAGCTTTCACTGTGTTGAgtactttattaattttcttatagGATCCTTATAGTAACCCAATGAGGTAGAACTATTATATTTCTCAtttctcagatgaggaaactgaggcttagagaaacAAAGTAATTTCCTGGTAAGTTGCCAGGAAACTTCATGCAACTGTAAAGGCCTACAAACAGTTAATCTCTCAGTCTTTGCACAAACTGTCCCCCAGTTCAGAAAGGTCCTGCCCCTTGCTTTGGCTAGCAAGCAACTGGTCAGTCTTCAAAGTTAAACTTAGCACTCAGCCCTGTTTGGgagatttcttcttcatttcttctcaaCTCGTGGTAACTATTCTCCTATCTTATGATGACAAATAACATTCTCATACCTATAAATTTGTGAGGTCTTGTAGGGTAGAACATTCAACGTAGGTCCAGTATATTGtattaaaaaatgttattagTTTTACATACTGGCCCTTAATAACATACCTCTGAAAGCAACGTTATCTTCACAGCTACTTTATAGataaaaagttgaaataattcaGATTATAAATTAACATTTAACCTGAAATATTTAAGCTTGCTAGAGTATGCATGGGTTATTAGACTTGTTCACTGCTGACGCTGGGCACcaatgtctcacacctgtaatcctaactacttgggaggctgagatcaggaggattgcagttcaagaacagcagggcaaatagttcttgagaccccatctccaaaataaccagagcaaaatggactgcaggtacaactcaagcagtacagtatctgctttacaagtgtggagccctgagttcaaactccaatcccacaaaaaaataaataaataaataactggagagctggaggtgtcacagaagtggtagagtgcccacttagcaagcatgaagccctgaactcaaaccctaaTATGgccaaaataaagaaacataaaaacagaaaactggaACTAGCAGAGGTGGTAGATAGGAATGTTGACCATTCTACTCCCAGACAGAAGCCCTGACAGGAAGCTTCAGAGATTTCACACCCTGGTTTGTTTTCAAGTGCTTACTGTGTGAGCACCTTAAGCTGACTTTAAAGGTATTTTGTAtggtggatgtggtggtacatctggaatcccagcacttggaagaccaaggaagaaggatcacaagttcaaggccagcctgggctacttagtgagttaaagttcagtctgagctacatatatagcgagatcctatttcaaaaaaaaaatgggtgtgtgtgtgtatacatatgtatatatatatacatatacacacatatatatacatggtgatggtggtaaaaaaaaaaaaaagactgagaagtAATTTACTTCACACTGTAGAAGGATTTCTTTAAtccttaattaaatttaatttaatttgcttTAAAGGAGTTTATCTCAaagcaaaaattcaaaatgggATTCAGTATGAAATCAGAAGCAAATGATATTTTATCTTAGAACGATTTTAACTTTTCCAGACAAGCTAAAATCATTTATTATCTTCAAaagactttttttggtggcactggggtttgaactcagggcctcatgcttgctaggttgtgctcttatgacttgagccactccaccagcttttttttttgtgatatgttttttttcaagatagggtcttgtgaactatttgcacggGGCTGACTTTAAACTGCGATCCGCTTAATCTCTGCTTACGGAGCAGTTAGGATCATTAAGTGTGAGCCACGATGCCTGGCCAAAAgactattttaaatttcaaatctgATAAAGAAATCCAAATTATCTTCAGAAAGTTATGTAATGTAACACTTCAACATGTAGACTAAAAGTTTTGTATACAAAGCAGCATTCTACATCTTTCATACTTCCAAGGCTTTCCTATACAAAtcctatataaaatacatataaaaaaccCTGTAAttactggggccatggctcaagaggtagaggacctgccttgcaagtgtacagtcccgagttcaaaccctagagttgcccccaaaaaaaaaaaaaacccaaaaacccaaagcaacaataaaaaacccTACAAATTTAAGAGTGTTTCCTGGCAAGTATGCTATTATTCATTTATGTAGTCATCacgcatttttttctttttgcatgtcCTTATTTATTAAAAGTAAGATGATTCCTGTGAGTCAGTCGCTGTTTATCTTTTCAGTCTCCTATATTCTCTATATTTTGCTACTCCACACTAGCACATTagctggatttttgtttgtttttgcagggatggggatcaaaccctgggccttgcTCGTGCctggtaagtgctttaccactaagccATTTTGTTTCTTCTCCCCTTAGGTCTGGAAAAGTCCTATAAGTTTTTGAAGAGTTAGCACAGACCCTTTAAGAGGATCTTGGCAGGACCAtcagaaagaaattaaacaattttGAACTCTAGCTAAGTTTTCATGGAGGAATATTGCAAAAttaatggctaaaataaaatttaaatattcatgaTTATCCTGATTCAGTGTGGTTATCTAGGGGTTGGCAATAAACTTCATAAAGtatacataattataaaatagaaattatttatacttttttaagAAAAGTATGCAATAAATAGGCTGGATGTTTCTGTGTTAACAAACACTTCCAGAAGCATATTATGGTTTtgcagttgtttttttctttctttctttcgtcTAACTCATTCTTTTAAACCTTATCTATGAAACATCTATAGAAGTGAAAAGATCATAACGAACAAATCCCTAGGCACTCATTACAACTCACACTTACTAAGTTCACATCTTACATCACCAACCCCTCTACTGTATCCACTTGAATCTATGCAGACATTTCATCCGTAACTATTCAATATCTATCTCTAAATTGCCATTTAAAACAATATTattgaacaaaaattaaataattcccTTAATATCATTAAATAACTAATTAGTGGCCAAATTTCTCCagattttctttcagatttttttttttagttaattcaAATTAATAGCTAAATACGGTTGATATGTTGCATCTGACTGTTATAATCCATATGTAATCAATCTCTATGGGTTGCCCTTTATTTTTTCACTGCAGTTTActacttgggaaaaaaaaacctgccatACTGTGTTTTTATGCCTTAAAATAGGGAAGTGGGGTTCCATACTTGTAAGGTTTAACTGTTATGATAAATCTTTTCATTCCATTGCTGCTATGAGTACTATTAAATGAAATGAACAAGAAGGTACCACAACTACAGTTAGGAAATCTTGTTTAAATGTATGGAAGACTCTCTTTTGCTTACTGGCCATTATGATGGTGGTATTTACAGGGCAAACAACAAATACCTGgaagaagtttatttttctattacacTAGGACATGCACATGAAAACTCTTTGAGAATGGTAAAAACTAAAATTGTTCTAGAAGTTATTTTCAGAATAGCTTCTTGGTAATAGTTTTAGATCCTgaaagaaatttgatttttagATAGCTCAATTCACAAAGATGTAGAAATGTTCTACTTCAAAGAGACTgaattaaatgtatataaatgttgCTAGTCTCACCTaatcattatatgcacatatacaagaAAAACACTTGGGATAAAGTGATATTTGGCATTATAAAATTCCTCTCAACCTCACTAAATAGGAAGGCATTAGtctaacatttaaaatgtactctAATGTACAACAGTGTTTTATCATGTAAATAAACCACTGAAAACCCATAGACCTTGCTGTAGCCTGTAACATACAGCAATACTTCTGTTGTAATTCTTGGGAAACTATGCCTCAAATGCCAGAGTATAACTGCCATATTAAAGAGGTAAGAACAGCCCCAGTGTAGTGTTCAAGGCACTACCTACCATGGACCTGGGTTTGCTGATGGCCACCAGACTAGTGAGGAAGTCTTCATCATGTAGTTGGCTGAAAACATGGGCGTCATAGGCTACCATAATGGAGATTTCTTCCATCATCTTGCCAGCTGACTTTTCCACGCAGCAGCCGCTGCCCCAGCTCCAGACCAGACTATCCCAGGAAAAATCCTACTGCAGTTCAGTGCCAAAGCACACACCCACCTAAGTTCAAGGGGGTTGAGTGTCaaaaatccagaaagaaaaagagaaaagcagctgCTAACACAGGTTTGTCTAGCAATTCACCCCCAGTAGAAAACTAAAGGAGGTCTCTTATCTATGCAGGAAGTATACACTATAAACACCTTCTGCATTCTTAACACAGCAGATGGAAAATTTCAGTTTTTGGAACTCCTCTTTAAAATccaaaaaaatagaagacatgTTTCCTAACTAGAAATATCCTATGTCAAACTCcgcaaaatcaaaaccaaaaagttGATTTATGTTATGTTCttggtaatttaaaaatttggTAATGGTTCATCTTCTTACTTCAGTATTATTTATATGAAGATTCTTCTTAGAGGAAAGGTAGACTTTCTTAATGCTTTTAATGCttactttttcatattcttaGAAAATAAATGGATGATAACCATTTAAGTTTCTGATAATTTATAGAATTCTTCATGCAGTTAAAATTTATCTCCTGAAGTATGAAAAAAAGACTcctttttccttctgattatgtctgtttaaaaaaaaagaagtatcaaaatataaaaatgaaacaattcattTGGGGCAGCAATACTAATTAAGAATCATTTCCCTTTCTTCCactgagaaaaaaacccaaaaaccttaAACAGAACGTTTTGTTGCTTCCAAAACCAAGACAAGAGTCTCATTTATAAACTGCTTTTGTCTTACAGATAAATGTTCCTGTCACCTTTTATATTTAAGGTTAGAGGTGTCTTTTAATTAATCAGCATACAGCTTGAACCGTTTGCTGGTTCTGGTAGCTTCAGCTAGCAGAAGTGGTTTGTAAAGTACAGCTAGAGATGGTATATGGACCTCAGTATTTCAAgataaaaaatttggaagctacacACTGCAAGGTTGCCTCAATTTCCCAGATGTATTATGTATGCTATTTCTATTGAAAAAATTTAAGcaagaa is a window from the Castor canadensis chromosome 11, mCasCan1.hap1v2, whole genome shotgun sequence genome containing:
- the Rabgap1l gene encoding rab GTPase-activating protein 1-like isoform X15; the protein is MMEEISIMVAYDAHVFSQLHDEDFLTSLVAISKPRSMVPTKKLKKYEKEYQTMRESQLQQEDPMDRYKFVYL